The Struthio camelus isolate bStrCam1 chromosome 5, bStrCam1.hap1, whole genome shotgun sequence genome has a segment encoding these proteins:
- the PHLDA2 gene encoding pleckstrin homology-like domain family A member 2 — MKMQAEVIREGELEKRSDSLFQLWKKKLVVLTKDSLSLFPDGHKRAKGKELGFGSILKVDCVERTGKYIYFTIVTKDRKEIDFRCPDQSCWNASITMALIDFQNKRAIQDFKSRQEMEQAAGTQERRLARAP; from the coding sequence ATGAAGATGCAAGCCGAGGTGATCCGCGAAGGCGAGCTGGAGAAGCGCAGCGACAGCCTGTTCCAGCTGTGGAAGAAGAAGCTGGTGGTGCTGACCAAAGACAGCCTGAGCCTCTTCCCCGACGGGCACAAGCGGGCCAAGGGCAAGGAGCTGGGCTTCGGCTCCATCCTCAAGGTGGACTGCGTGGAGCGCACGGGCAAGTACATCTACTTCACCATCGTCACCAAGGACCGCAAGGAGATTGACTTTCGGTGCCCGGACCAGAGCTGCTGGAACGCCTCCATCACCATGGCCCTCATCGACTTCCAGAACAAGCGGGCCATCCAGGACTTCAAGAGCCGCCAGGAGATGGAGCAGGCGGCCGGCACCCAGGAGCGGCGCCTGGCCCGGGCGCCCTGA